GTTCCGAACGCGAGACAGGTGCAGCCGGTTGTCGTCCTCGCGGAGCTGTTCCCCGTTGTTTAGAAGGAATGTAAATGCGCGGTCGTGGAACTGATCTGATTCAAGGTACTTGCTCTCGACCCTAACGTCGGCGAACGAATCGAGCCAGAACAGTCTGCCGACCCCTTTACCACCACGTTCTTTCTTGAAATCAGTATCGAGCTGGCAAAAGGCCTCATATCGCTTTCTATCTAGGCCTATGCCATTATCGATAACCTCGATATTGAGCACATCCGGGTCGCGGAGGCCGCTCACGAAAATGTCCACGACACCCTGATAATCGGGATGTTTCTTCTGAATATCCTCGATTGCAAATATTGCATTGCTTACCGCTTCAAATAACGGCTGCATGGCCTGAGCGATATTGGATGGTTTGGGGAGCTTGTCGACGCGATTGATCACGTTAGGCGCAAGTGTCGGCATAGATCCCCCAGGTATTTTGCACTTATTGATAGCGCAACAATTTCATGCCTTCAATCAATGTGGCGGAAGCAATTGGGCAATCGGTTCGATCGTTTTAATCAGCCTGAAGGGTTCATTCGGTTTCCTGCCGCAATAGCCACGGCGCTTGCCCGAGCGTTTTAGTGCGAGCGTCAAATCATATGGCACCGATGAATTTGGTAATCGCGCCCATTAACTTCGCAATCGTGGTCAAAGTATCGGCTAGGTCTCCTGCCTCCTTTGCGGTGGCTCTGAGGCTAGCAGCCGCGGCCGCGATTTCGTCGTCCGGCGCATACAGTGCTTGTCTTGCGGCGAGACTTAGATTTGCAAGGTTGTTGTATTCGCGGCGCAGAATGTCGATCTGCCGGGAATAAGCCAAAAGCTTGTCCGGATCAGAAGTTCGCGTCCCCAGAATTGCAATGGCCTTCGCCTCCGCGACCATTCCTTCCCACGCTTCATCGTTGGAAATACTCCCGGCCGGTGCTTTTGCGAGTTCAGCGGCACGTCGGACTTTCAGTGCGCGGATCAATCTGCTTGATCTTGCCTGCTTATAATCGTCGACGGCATTCTGAAATTGGGCGAACGCTTCGGTTGTCATCATTTGCCCTTCTTCGCTGCTTGTACGAGGTCTGAGAGATTGCCTGTCAACGCGACAAGGGAGTCGACGTCAAAATTTGCTTTGCCAGACTGTGCGGCAAGAGCGTGGTGCGTCTTGGCAATTTGGTCAAGCACGTTGTCATACTCAGCTGTGGCGGCGAAGGCAGCATTGGCTGCATCGACCGATGCAGCCGATTCCAAGAACTGCTCATGCAGCTGCGCCCGGCCCGCGACTTCGGAAGAGGTTGGAACAGTGGTCGAGGTACTTGACCCATTGGGGGAGGAATTTCCGCGAATGGTCGCGAGTGCAGTCTTTTGATTGAGTTTGTACTCGATTAGAGCGATTTCGAAACTCCCGCTAATTATCGCGACGTCTTGCTTTAAGGATCGCACTACGATCTGAACGGACGGATCGGTATCGCGGATGATCTGGTTAACCCGCCGAGCGTAGCGGTCACTCAGGGCAATACCGACACCTTTGCCGGCAGCTTTGGCAACGGCTGATAGCATCGCACCCGCACCAGGAGCCACGGCTGTGCCGAGATTTGCGACAGTTTCTGCAAGCGCCGATGATGCATCCTGAAGCTTTTGAATATTTCCGTCGTCCGCGGCAGCTTTTAGCGCAGAGCCATAGTCTGCAAGAACTTTGATCTTTTTCTGCCGAAACGCGATTTCTTTCGTATTGATCAAGGACTCTGGTTCCTCGAGCAAATTGAAATCGGCTCCCTTTATATAATTGACGGATTGTAATTCTCGTTCTGCTGCTATCGAAATAGTCCTATTCTCCGCAGCGATAGCATTGAGCGAAGAAACGCCGGACTCTACGGCGGAGCCAAAATCCGCAAGCTGCTTAGAATTAGGCAGAGATGTGCAACTCGTTAACAGTAGTATCGGCAATATAAGACTAATCCTGATCACAGCGCCCCTCCGAACCAGAACATCATCAATGCATTTCTTTTTAGGCTTGTACAGCTTTTAGATGTATTTCTGTTTATTCTGCTGCCCTTAAAAAGGTGTTTTTGACGAACGGTCTGAGCGGTTGGACAGATGACCCTTCGCGCTGGCGTCAACGTATGGTGGCCGCCCAAACATGCATAGGCAGGTGCCGCCACTCATATACTTGCCGAAGGCGGTCGGAACTTCTTGAATCGGCGCTCGTTTTCTGGTGACCGAAATCAAACCGTAGGAGACTTCGATGGCAACCATATCCCGAGGCAGAGCGCAGGATCGAGCCAAAGTCGCAGGCGTTCAGGATCATGAAGTCCGCTACGAGGCGAAGAAGGAAGATGTCTCCAAGGACACGGTCAAGAAAGCCGTAAAGAGCGCTGGAAATTCTCGCAAGAAGGTCGAGCAGGAAATCGGCCGACACTGAGCCGTGAAGCTCGCCACCTATAACGTCAATGGCGTCAACGGTCAGCTCGACCTTCTTCTGCGATGGCTCGAGGAGGCCGGCCCGACGTCGTCTGCCTGCAGGAACTGAAGGCGCTATCACGGCGCTCGATGGCTGCCGGCTACGGGGCTGTGTGGCAGGGCCAGAAGTCATGGAACGGCGTGGCGATCCTTGCCAAGGGGCGGGAGCCTCACCTCACGAGAAAAGGTCTGCCCGGCGAACCTGAAGATGAGCATAGCCGCTACATCGAGGCCATCGTCGACGGCATCGTCATCGGCGGGCTCTATCTCCCGAACAGCAATCCGTACCCAGGCCCGAAATTCGATTACAAACTTCGCTGGTTCAAGAGGCTGCATGACTATGCGGCCGAGTTGCTCGAACTGGAAGTTCCGGTCGTGCTCGCCGGCGACTACAATGTCATGCCGACGGAATTGGACGTTTACAAGCCGGAACGCTGGATGAAAGACGCGTTGTTCCGCGTGGAAGTCCGAGAAGCCTATAGGAACCTTGTCGACCAAGGTTGGACGGATGCTCTGCGCCACCTGCATCCAGACGCACGCATCTACACGTTCTGGGACTATTTCCGAAACGCTTACGCACGCGATGCGGGATTGCGGATCAACCATTTCTTGCAAAGTTCCCAAGCAGCAGCACGGCTGTCGAAGGCAGAGGTAGACAGGCATGTGCGCGGGTGGGAGCACACAAGCGACTATGCCCCGGTCTGGATCGAATTGGCCGACGTACCGCTCAAGAAGCGAAAGGCGAAGTGAACGAAGCCGGCCGAAACGACAAGCGGGTTACAGCAGACTGGCTTGCTCCACGGGCTCGCCGGATTTCGACACGATCGATGATCCATAAGGTTCACGCCCCAGAATGATCAAAGCATCATTCGGCAGCGGTCGAGCAAGGTTCTTTGCCTCCTCCCATGGCGCCCGCATCCAGATCTCAGTTTCTTCCTTCGTCCGCAGCAGCACCGGCATGGCCTTTTCATGGATCGGTTTCACGAGACCGTTGGCGTCGGTAGTCAGAAAACCGTAGAGATCGTCCGTCGTGAGGCCGTCCCGGACTTTTCGGACGCTTTTCCACTGCGGCACATGGATGCCGGCGAAGAACATCAGCGGTTTTGCCTCGTCGCGAGCGAACCAGGCATTCGGCACATTGCCACCTTCCTGTTTGCTCGCCGGATCCGGCTCGGCGAAGCTTGTGACAGGGACGAGACATCTGTGTTCGATACCGAACCACCGTTTCCAATGCGGAAGATTGAGGTTTCGGACATTGGTTGTGCCGCGGTCAGGCTCCATGCGGATAAGTTCCTCAAGATCGAAGGGCTTGCCCTTGGCCGCGAGTTTCTCGGCCTTGGCCTTGGCGCCCTTCTCGAGTGCGAAACGAGGGGAGGGCAGACCCCATCGAGCATGCACCAGCTGCTTCTTGCCGTCAGCCGTGTTGCGGACGATCGGCCCTATCTGATCGGGGTTCATCTGATAGACCGGCATCAGGTTGATTAGGCTTTCGGCATCCTGGGCCCATTTCGCGACCCAATCCTTGTCTTCCATCCGATAAAGATTACACATGGCAGCAATCCCCTCCGTTGCGACCGAATGCAGTTTGTCCCGGTAAGTTCCGCCCGCTCGCTAGTAGAGCTTGTAAACGTCGGCATTATCTTGCCGTTCCCGCAAGCCCTTGTAGGATGGATGACGCAGTTTGCCCTCTGCCGTCCAGGCCCGAAACTCGATCTCGGCAATCAAGGTCGGCTCGACCCAAACAATGTCCGCTTTTCCGGCATAGGATACAGGTGATTGTTTTCGCTTCCAGCGCAGCTTGTCCAGCATCTTGCGCAGCCTGATCATCTCGGCTTCCTTGAAGCCCGTTCCGACATTTCCGACGTGAACGAGATCGTGACTACGATAGGCGGCGAGCACGAGAGAGCCAAACCCGCCTGGTGAAGCCGTGGACGGCTCATAGCCGACGATCAAGAACGCTTCGCTCTGCACGCATTTGACCTTCACCCAGTCGCCGGTCCGACCGGAGCGATAAGGCTGATCGAGATGCTTGCCGACGATGCCTTCCAGACCGAGGCGGCAGACGTTCTCAAGCAGGATATTGGGATCCGCGTCGAGCGTTTCAGAAAGGCGGATTGCGCCGTCCTTTCCATCGAGCGTGTCTTCAAGAAGATGCCGGCGCGACCGATATTCGACATTCCGCAAATCATGGCCGTCGAGATAAATGAGGTCGAATGCATAGAGGATGGCGTCCGAAGCACGGTTACCAGCCGCCTTGCCGGAAGCACCCAGCGACTGCTGCAGCAGCCCGAAATCCGGCCGCCCCTCTTCGTCAAGCACCACCGCCTCGCCATCGATGATCATCGTCGCCGGCCCCAGTGCCCAGGCGGCCTCTGCGATATCAGGAAACCGATGCGTCCAGTCATGGCCGCCGCGAGTGAGGATGCGGACGCCTTGCGGCTCGATATGGACCGCCAGCCGGTAGCCATCCCATTTCAGCTCCCAGCTCCACTGGTCACCTTTGGGCGGATGCGCCTTTAGTTCAGCGAGCGACGGCTCCACGCGATCGGGCATCGGGTCGAACAGAAGCTGTGGCTCCGCGGGATTGCGCTTCCGACGCGGCTTTGAGCGGAGCGGGGCTTCGATATCACGAAGGAGCGGCTTTGATCTCGGTGGCTTCGTCATCCAAAGAGTTCAGCACGAAAAAATTAAGAAGATTGTGACGCCGCACGACTGTCCCCGCTGTCCATCGTCCACAGATGCGAGCGCCCGCAGGTCTGCGTCACGTTGGCATGCCGGCTGCCAAACCGCAATCGCTGTTCCGTGGCCCGGTGTTGTCGTCGAGGATCGTTTGATCGATGCCGCCGCATTAGCCGGTCAGCCCCGACATTCGCAACAACGCTATTCCGATTGCAGCGGAAATCACCGTCAGTGATATACATGCAAACAACCGGTAAACTCTCTCCTTTGACGTCAAGAGAAGATAGATCGAAGCGATTCCCAGAAAGCAAATCATCGCGAGGGCGCCATACGCTCGATACTCGCTCGAATAAAGCCATGTCCCCAAAGCCACAAAACCACCAATAACAAAAACAAGTTCGAGCTTTTGCAACGTATCACCTCAAGAAGATCTGCGCGGGATTCTAGGGAAAAGATCTCACAGGTCAATGTTGCCATCCCGCTTCATGCCGCGGAGCTTGTGGATCCGCCAATATGTCCGAGGTTCATACGCCTCAAGACTAAAAACTCACGTACCGGTGGCCCGCTGCGGACAGCGATTGATGTAGTCAACCACAGCGACGCGGCTTTAAACAGATGGGGCTTCGGTATCAAGAAGGAGCGGCTTTGCCATGCCGAGAGCTCCGGACAAAAACTTTAAGAAACATTGTGACGTGACCCGTCTATCCGCCCGATTCTCTATTTGGAGTCCGACGAGACGGAAGCACCGCAAAAATTCTCGTTGGCCTTACGTCTTTGAATCCTTTTCGAATCTTCGGTTTTGCTAATACTGGGATAATATTCCTCAACTTTGTGGTGCTTGACTCTTTCGCCTCATCAGAACAAACAATGAACAAATAACCCGTACGACATGATGTCGATCCTTTGAACACGACCTTGAAGGGAGCCGTGAACGATGACTGCTGCCCATCCCAAGGGGGTCTCCGATGTGATCTGTGACTTGCGTGACCGCATCGCCTCGATGGAGGGCGCAGCCGCGAAGCGGGTCGGAACGCTCGCCTTCGGTGTTCCCGAGATCGATGCGGCCTTGCCTGGCGGGGGTCTTGCCTATGGAGCCCTGCATGAGTTTGCGGGCGGAGGATCCGGTACAGTCGATGGTGCAGCAGCCGCGCTTTTTGTTGCCGGCATTGCCGCCAGGACCAGAGGCCCCGTCATCTGGTGTCTGACGAGACCTGATCTGTTTTTTCCGGCGCTTGCCCAGGTCGGTCTACATCCCGACCGCGTCATCTTCGTCGAGTCCGACAGGGAAGAGGATGTTCTGGCCAATATGGAGGAGGGGCTCTCGTTCGGCGGTCTCGGGGCGGTCGTCGGCGAACTTGTCCGCCTGCCGATGGTCAGTTCCCGCCGATTGCAACTTGCCGCCGAGCGAACCGGGACGATGGCTCTGGCGGTCCGGCGATGGCGACGGCAGACAGAGGCGAATGATTTTGGCCAGCCGACGGCGTCAACAACCAGATGGCGGGTCAGCGTGATGCCATCGGAAGAGCTGCCGGTCCCGGGGGTGGGCAGGCCTCAGTGGTTTCTGGAATTAATGCGCGTGAAAGCGGGTGAGTGTGCTGAGTTTCTCGTGAGAGCGTGTGATGACAAGGGTCGTATCCATTTATCTTCCGGATCTGCCGACAGATCGAATACGGCGCGCCGATCCGTCTATTCCGCCTGAACGGCCAATCGCCGTGATCGCCAGAAGCGGATCTAAGCGATGGGTATCGGCTGCAGACGCAAGCGCGCGAAAAGCAGGCGTGCATGTCGGCATGGCGGCGGCGAAGGCGCAGTCGCTGTTTCGTGGCCTGATGCTGGTGGACGCAGATGCCGAAGCCGACCGGGCTGCACTCGAACGCATCGCGCTCTGGGCGCTGACAATCTATTCACCCATCGTTGCTGTCGATGGGATCGACGGCATCGTCATGGACACCGAAGGTGCCGACCATCTGCAGGGCGGAGAGCTGCCTATGGTCACGAAGATCGCCAACCAATTCCTGGCAAGGAAGCTGAGTGCCCGTGTGGCTGTCGCCGACAGCTGGGGTACGGCCCATGCTTGCGCCCGCGCGATCAACCGCGCGACGATCGTCGTTCCGCCCGGCGAGACGGTGCGCTTCGTCGAAAGACTGCCGATCTCGCTCCTGCGCCTGCCGGCAAAGATTGTCTCTGACCTGCGAAACCTTGGCTTCCAGACGATCGGAGAGCTCGCCAACACGCCGCGCGCACCGCTGACGCTCCGCTTCGGCCCGGAGGTCGGTCGCCGTCTCGACCAGATGTTCTGTCGTGCCTCCGAGCCAATTCAGCCAATCCGCACGCCTGAGCTGATTGAGGTCTCCAAAGCCTTTGCTGAACCGATCGGGGCCGCCGAGACAATCAACAAATATGTCGGCCGCCTTGTTGTTCAGCTAGTTGATGAGCTCCGGAAGCGCGGGCTTGGCGTGCGCCGCGCCGACCTGATCGTCGAGAAGGTCGACGGTACCAGACAGGCCATTCGCGCAGGCACCGCCAAGCCGGCCCGCGATATCGCCTGGCTGACGAAACTGTTTCGGGACCGGACCGAAAAGATCGAGCCGGGTTTCGGGATCGAGAGGCTCACCCTCGTCGCCGTCATGGTAGAGCCATTGGAGGAGGCGCAGAAAGTCTCTGCTCTGGTCGAGGATGACATCACCGATGTGACGCCGCTGATCGACATCTATGGAAACCGGGGGCAGCGAGTTTATCGCGTCGGACCGGTTGCTTCCGATGTGCCCGAACGCGCTGTCCAGCGCATCAGCCCCGTTGCTGAGCCGATTGCTGTTGCCTGGGTCAGCCATTGGCGCCGCCCGGTGCGTCTTTTGCCACGTCCGGAACTGATCGAGGCGATTGCGCTGATGCCGGACCGGCCGCCGGTCTCCATTGTCTGGCGCGGCAGACGCCGGAAGGTCAAACTTGCCGATGGGCCGGAGCGCATTTTTGGCGAGTGGTGGCAGCGCGACGCCGAGATGGACGCTGTGCGCGACTACTTTGTCATCGAGGACGAGGCAGGTGAACGCCTGTGGGTGTTCCGCTCCGGCGACGGTGTCGATCCTGAGACTGGTTCCCACCGCTGGTTCTGTCACGGGATTTTCGCATGAGCTACGCCGAGCTTCAGGTCACGACACATTTTTCCTTTTTGCGCGGCGCGTCCTCTGCACAGGAGTTGTTCGAGACAGCCAAAGCCTCGGGCATCCAGGCGCTCGGCGTCGTCGATCGCAATTCGCTGGCCGGGATTGTTCGCGCCCTTGAAGCATCCCGCGCGACAGGTCTCCGCCTCGTCGTCGGCTGTCGTCTCGATCTCGCCGACGGCATGTCGATGCTCGTCTATCCAATGGATCGATCTGCCTATTCCCGGCTGACCCGTTTGATCACGCTCGGCAAGTCGCGCGGCGGCAAGAACAACTGCATCCTTCACTGGGATGACGTTATCGCCTACTCGGAAGACATGATCGGCATTCTGGTGCCGGATCTGCCGGATGCCACCTGTGCTGTGCAGCTTCGAAAAATGGCTGAGCTGTTTGGTGATCGCGCTTACGTGTCTCTCTGTCTGCGTCGGCGACCGAACGACCAGTTGCGCCTGCACGAGATTTCCAACACGGCGGCGCGGTTCAAGGTGAAGACCGTCGTCACCAATGACGTGCTGTTTCATGAGCCGGGCCGGCGGCAATTGCAGGACATCGTCACCTGCATCAGGCACAACACCACGATCGACGATGTCGGCTTCGAGCGCGAAAGGCACGCAGATCGTTACCTGAAGCCGCCCGAGGAAATGGAGCGTCTGTTTCCCCGGTACCGTGAGGCGCTTGCACGGACGATGGAGATCGTTCGGCGGTGCAAGTTTTCGCTCGAGGAACTGACCTACCAATATCCCGAGGAAGCGATCGTGCCGGGCAAGAATGCCCAAGCCTCGCTGGAACATTATGTCTGGGAATGTGCGCCCGAACGTTATCCGGAGGGCTTGCCACCGGATGTTCTGAAGACCGTCCGGCACGAGCTCGATCTCGTTCGCACCATGAAATATGCGCCCTACTTCCTGACCGTGTTTTCGATCGTGCGCTTTGCCAGAAGCCAGGGCATTCTCTGTCAGGGCAGGGGGTCCGCTGCCAACAGCGCTGTCTGCTATATTCTCGGCATCACATCGATCGACCCCTCGACCAATGATCTCCTCTTCGAGCGTTTCGTCAGCCAGGAGCGCGACGAGCCGCCGGATATCGATGTCGACTTCGAGCATGAACGGCGCGAGGAGGTCATCCAGTGGATCTACAAGACCTATACCAAGGATAAGGCGGCACTCTGCGCGACCGTCACCCGCTACCGGGCCAAGGGCGCAATCCGCGATGTCGGCAAGGCGCTCGGCCTGCCTGAAGATGTCATCAAGGCGCTGTCATCAGGCATGTGGTCCTGGTCGGAAGAAGTTCCCGACCGAAACATCAGGGAGCTCAATCTGAACCCCGATGACCGGCGTCTGGCGCTCACCCTGAAACTCGCGCAGCAGCTGATGGGCGCACCGCGCCATCTCGGACAGCACCCCGGTGGCTTTGTCCTCACCCATGACCGGCTCGATGATCTCGTGCCGATCGAACCCGCCACGATGAAAGACCGGCAGATCATCGAATGGGACAAGGACGACGTCGAGGCGCTGAAGTTCATGAAGGTCGATGTGCTGGCACTCGGCATGCTGACCTGCATGGCCAAAGCCTTTGATCTCATCCGCGAACACAAGGACGATGATCTTGATCTGTCGAAGATCCGCCAGGAGGATGCCGCGACCTATGCGATGATCCGCAAGGCTGACACGCTCGGCACCTTCCAGATCGAAAGCCGCGCGCAAATGGCGATGCTGCCGCGGTTGAAGCCGCGCACGTTCTATGATCTCGTCGTGCAGGTGGCGATCGTGCGGCCGGGCCCAATCCAGGGTGACATGGTGCATCCCTATCTTCGTCGGCGCGAAGGCAAGGAGCCTGTCGAATATCCCACACCAGAGCTTGAAGCAGTCCTCGGCAAGACGCTCGGCGTGCCGCTGTTTCAGGAAAGCGCCATGCGTGTTGCCATGGTCTGTGCCGGCTTTACCGGTGGCGAGGCCGACCAGCTGCGCAAATCCATGGCGACCTTCAAGTTCACTGGCGGTGTCTCGCGCTTCAAGGACAAGCTGGTGTCCGGCATGGTCAAAAACGGATATTCGCCCGAGTTCGCCGAAAAGACCTTTTCGCAGCTAGAAGGCTTCGGCTCCTACGGCTTTCCGGAAAGTCATGCGGCCTCATTTGCGTTGATTGCCTACGCGTCGAACTACATCAAGTGCCATTACGCCAACGTCTTTTGTGCAGCCCTTCTCAACAGCCAGCCAATGGGCTTTTATGCTCCGGCCCAGATCGTCGGGGACGCGATCAAGCATGGCGTTGAGGTGAGGCCGGTTTGCGTCAACCGCTCGCGATGGGACTGCACGCTGGAAAGGATCGGCAGCACCGATCGACATGCTGTTCGGCTCGGTTTCCGGCAAGTGAGGGGACTGGCGGTCGCGGAGGCGGCGCGGATCGTTGCAGCTCGCATGAACAACCCGTTCGCCTCAGTCGATGATATGTGGCGCCGATCCAGTGTTCCAACCGAAGCGCTTGTCCAACTGGCAGAGGCCGATGCCTTCCTGCCATCGCTCAAACTCGAACGACGCGATGCGCTCTGGGCGATCAAGGCGCTGCGCGACGAACCCTTGCCGTTGTTTGCAGCTGCAGCCGAACGCGAGGCGACAGCGATTGCTGAGCAGCGGGAGCCGGAGGTCGCGCTTCGGCAGATGACGGACGGCCACAACGTCATCGAGGACTACAGCCACATCGGGCTGACTTTGCGCCAGCATCCGGTCGCCTTTCTCCGCGAAGACCTCTCGTCACGCAATATCATCACCTGTGCCGAGGCGATGAATGCCCGGGATGGCCGATGGGTTTACACCGCTGGACTCGTGCTGGTGCGGCAAAAGCCGGGATCTGCCAAGGGTGTGATGTTTATCACCATCGAGGACGAGACTGGACCGGCCAACGTCGTTGTCTGGCCCACTCTTTTCGAGAAGCGCAGGCGCATCGTGCTGGGATCTTCGATGATGGCGATCAACGGGCGAATTCAGCGGGAAGGGGAGGTCGTCCATCTCGTCGCCCAGCAACTCTTCGATCTCTCAGGCGATCTGGTTGGCCTTGCCGATCGAGATACGGAGTTCAGGCTGCCGGCTGGTCGCGGCGATGAGTTTGCCCACGGAGGCGGCGGGCCGGATTCACGCGATCGGCCAAAGCCGGTCGTCCCGCGGGACATGTTCACGCCCGATCTTCATATCGATACGCTGAAGGTGAAGGCCCGGAATTTTCAATGAGCGATCTAGGCCGTAGACTCATAAGCCCGCAGCCACAGGCGCATTGACGCCAACTGGACCATGGCGAGGAAGTTTTCCGCCAGCTTATCGTAGCGGGTAGCGACCCGACGAAAGTGCTTCAGCTTGGAGAAGAACCGCTCGATCAGGTTCCGTTCGCGATATAGCCATGAGCTGAAGTACGGTTTTGACCTACGGTTTGCCTTGGGCGGAATATTGGCGAACGCCCCCTTCTCGCGGAGAGACGCCCGGATGCGATCGGCATCATAGGCCTTGTCAGCGAGCACGATGGTTCCGGCACCCACATGGTCAAGCAGACCGTCAGCCGCTTGCCCGTCGTGGCTTTGCCCAGCGGTTAGGCTCAGCCTGATCGGGAGACCTTGCCCATCGACGACCGCGTGGATTTTGGTCGTGAGCCCGCCTCGGGAACGGCCGAGACAATGATCTCGATCCCCCTTTTTGCCGTCGCAGCCTGCTGGTGGGCGCGAACGGAAGTGCTGTCGATCATCTGGATGTCGCCATCATGGGCAGCGGTGATGGCGTCCATCATTCGGTCCCAGACGCCTGCTTTCCGCCATCGTATGAATCGGTTGTAGCAGGTGGTTCGCGGACCATAGCGTTCGGGCAGGTCGCGCCACGGCGCACCGGATCGTAGCACCCAGAAGATTCCATTCAGCACGCGACGGTCATCGACGCGCGGCACCCCTCTTGGCTTGTTGGGTAAAAGTGGCTCAATCACGCGCCATTCAAAATCGGTCAAGTCATATCGGCTCATGCTGGTGCTGAATCAGCTTTTGATCTGTAATGGAAGCCGTCATCATTCAGGAAAGCGAAAGTGGAGGCCGCGTGCTGCAAAATCGAGAATGGCATAAGGTCGATGGAGCCTCCGCAGACGCAATCGCCTCGCTCAAATCGCTGGCTCCGGTCGATCTTCCTGAGAGTTATTACGCATTGCTGACTTTCAGCAATGGCGGGGAAGGACCGCTAGCGGTTCAGCCGCTTTGGTTCCAACTCTATCCCGCCGAGGAAGCTGCTCAGATTGAACGGGACGGGACTTTCCGAGAGTTTTTCCGGGGTTTGTTCGTGATCGGCGGCAACGGTAGCGGCGAAGCCGTGGCATTCGACTTGCGGGAAAATGCGCCATATCCCCTCGTCGCATTCGACATGACCAACGTCGACCTGGAAGAGAGCCTAAGACCGATAGCGCCATCCTTCGATGTAGCGCTGGATTTGATCGGTCGAGACAATCAGTAATCCGGCACCGCGTTTATGGGTTCACGGCCTAGGTAAACGTACAGTCGGAGGCTCTATATTGGTTCAAAGCGATGTTACTTCTCAGTGGCCAATTCACTGAAATTCTTGATGTTGACCGAGGCGTCGGGAAACCTCGCCGTAATCTCCAACGTGCCACCTAATGCTTCGATATAGCGTCGCAGATTGCTGACATAAATATCGGCGCGCTGCTCCAGCTTTGCGACAGCCGGCTGCTTCACATGGAGTGCGCGTGCCACATCCTGCTGAGTTTTTTCACGGGCCACGCGCAGCTCGTGTAGCGCCATGTCTTCAAGAATTGCCTTGGTCGCTTCATCGTTGCGGGCACGGCGTTCTGGCGACATTCTGTTGCGCAAGTCGTTAAAGGAGCGATGTCCAGTCATATCAACCCTTCCTTCCCGATCTCGATCAGGTAATTGTCATATAGTCGATCAGCGACCGGAATCATGATTTCATAAAAGCGGTCGTCGCCGGTTTTATTTCCACCGACAAG
This sequence is a window from Agrobacterium tumefaciens. Protein-coding genes within it:
- a CDS encoding IS5-like element IS427 family transposase (programmed frameshift), with protein sequence MSRYDLTDFEWRVIEPLLPNKPRGVPRVDDRRVLNGIFWVLRSGAPWRDLPERYGPRTTCYNRFIRWRKAGVWDRMMDAITAAHDGDIQMIDSTSVRAHQQAATGKKGDRDHCLGRSRGGLTTKIHAVVDGQGLPIRLSLTAGQSHDGQAADGLLDHVGAGTIVLADKAYDADRIRASLREKGAFANIPPKANRRSKPYFSSWLYRERNLIERFFSKLKHFRRVATRYDKLAENFLAMVQLASMRLWLRAYESTA
- a CDS encoding SMI1/KNR4 family protein, which gives rise to MEAVIIQESESGGRVLQNREWHKVDGASADAIASLKSLAPVDLPESYYALLTFSNGGEGPLAVQPLWFQLYPAEEAAQIERDGTFREFFRGLFVIGGNGSGEAVAFDLRENAPYPLVAFDMTNVDLEESLRPIAPSFDVALDLIGRDNQ
- a CDS encoding XRE family transcriptional regulator: MTGHRSFNDLRNRMSPERRARNDEATKAILEDMALHELRVAREKTQQDVARALHVKQPAVAKLEQRADIYVSNLRRYIEALGGTLEITARFPDASVNIKNFSELATEK